Part of the Siniperca chuatsi isolate FFG_IHB_CAS linkage group LG6, ASM2008510v1, whole genome shotgun sequence genome, TTTCGACCACTAGTAGTGCTctagagcaatgtttttacgagtgggtccctgttttgtttgttcttgtgcATGCTCATGAGGACGCACATATACACGCACGAGCACGCATGTGACGCAATACATACTCCTGCCATCAGTTTCATGCTATTCCACTGACATGTGAAAAACGCAGTGTGCTAGCATTGAATATAAACATACTCATACTGAGTCAAAAATACTGCCATCAGTTTCATGCTATTCCACTGACTGAACAGGTAGCAGTAACACggtcaaaacatttaaaacgcGTTAGGTGTGTCAGTGACAGGCCTTTCAGTGCAAGCTGACTTACTGTGTGCTGCCTTGAGAGCACAATACGACAAATGTTTAATATGCCATGTATGAAAGACAATCCAGAAACCAAATTTGTAACTCTCAGAGAGGACAGTAAATATAGCTTAGTTATAATGTAATTTCCCctttaaagagtttttttttttaaatgacttggATACCTTCCAGTTATAATTATACTAATCCTAACAAAGACCGCAAACAGATTCATTTTAGTTGGACATAAAACTAAGCAAGACCACAGTAGATTACCAGGATTTACTGGTAGTAAATGTATTAAGATcacatgaaataataataataatgtagcgATAAACATCCTATACATGGAAAGACAAGTATTTGTCAGTAActagaaataaaatcacatttatatAATTGCTTCTTTATATggatacatttatatacagGCAGTCTGATTTTGTTGGACATTTAGCACACGCTGTAAACTCTCATTTGGCAGTGCAAAATACACAACAGTGTAGAGATGACAGTCCATTAGACCTCACATGCAAAATATGTCACATGCAAAACAATAAGCCAGGCGGATGGAGCAGATGGAAAATGAGGTACGACAGACTCACTGTTTCAGGAGGAGGAGCTCACTTTTATAACTTCAGAGTAAAGATTATTAACACAGGCATAAAACAGGTGGCTGCACTCACTCGCTTTCAGACTAGCAAAGCTAGTCATCAGGAAGCTATAAGTATTATTTTTTCTGTCCATGCCATCATCAAATACTTCCACAAGATTTAGTTCtgtcatattcatatttaatacacggacatgacagtggtatcgatGTCCTCATcgaactctctgcaagaaagcaaataaacatatttcccaaaatgtcaaattattcctttatgGTAAATGAGATAAGAGAGACAAAACCTCTACACAGAACATTTTAAtcttatataaataaacattctGAGACCACCAAAttacagtttctctctcttattGAGGGGCCCTAAACTCTCATACAGCGTCCAGGGCCCTCCCATGACAGAAGATAATCTAAAGTCTCCTCCTTGAGTACTGTTTTGAGTACACCTTCACATGTTGACCAAGGAGCAGCGGGTGATCATGCAGGAGGACTGAGGTGTGGTGGAGGTCTGGGGGTCAGTGGGTCACATGGGCATGCAGGCATGGCAGATGTAGGTACAGGACCATTATGGGACTTTGGTGCGGTACGAAGACCAGTAGAGGGGCTTCAGCGTGAACACACGGACACGGCATGTGGGACACGTCTGTTTCTTCCACAGCCACTGCTCCAtgcactgaaacacattttaaaagagaTTATGACATCTGTTGTATGTGTTCTTTTCAGCCAGGCTGAATGTTTAGGATTTCTGCAGTTATTGATTTCTCTCACTGATGCCAGGAGGTTATTTCCAACACGCTGACCTACTGTAACCATATGCACGACAGGATCAACGCTGACCCTGACCCCGAGCTGTGAGCACACTGCTGTCACGTGTTTTACTCTATTGTACATTCACTATATTGTTGAAGGAGTGCGGTTATAAAAGAGTCCAAACAGTTTCCTCTGTTTAAAAAGTTCTAAAGCAGGAAAAATCCAAAGTggatacatttaatttatttccttggttgtttattgactttttttcttttctgctacagcacaaaatacaaacactgaagttatgactgaacacaaaaacacacatcctTTTGGACATTAAAACAACTTCCAAGCAATCCAAATAACAAGTCGTCCTACAAGTCCTCAGACTCTACAGTATATAGCCTAATGTTACTggaaacagtaacagtaacaaatCACAGTAGCTGAGAAAAAAGAATAAGATCTACTGTATGTgccatatttaatattttcttttactttcacactatttaaattatattgtaGTTCAGATGAaaggcttttttaaaatgtggcaAATTGAAAATATTCTCCTTGTGTGatatttaaaatcatttgaTGTAACCAGAAAGATATAGGCTAGATTGTCACCCAGTAACAAGCTGTGAGTTATAACTGAAAATATAGTATCATCACATGACCTGTGAACAACTTGACATGCTTTATATACTACTATGAAGCAAATATTTTATACATCTCATTTATAAAAGTGGTATTATATAGAGACACATATTCTTTGCCAGTTTTAAAGTAGCATAATATTTCAATATGGAAGTTGGTTAATAAAGCAAGAAACTTTACCAAATATTCATACTCAGGTTTTTCCTTATAAGAATTTTCAACAATTCcaaaaatctaatattttgGGGGAGAAGTCAGTGTGTTTTTACAATCATGAATTGCAATTTATGGATCCTCCTAAATTTGGCCTTTGACACTGAGGAGAAAGTGTTGTAATGACTCCAAAGCTGACATAGCAATAGGGCCCACAGGACAGTTTTACAGGATCAGGTCAGGCACAGTCAAGGCCCTGAGATTTAAACACCTAAATGTCACACCATAGGCTACAGCAAAAGTTCAGGCCCATGAGTGCCAATCCTCCGTTTTTCCTCCAATGAGTCACCTCCTTCCACAGAATGATATCAGCGATGTCTCCGCAGGGAAAGCTGGCGACGGGATGTGTGCTGCTCCTTCTCCATGGAGATGTGCCCGTCAGCCGACTTCCTCCTCTCGTCCGAGAACCTTCTCACCTGACAAGCCGCTGCTTCACTGCCGCTGCGGGGCCGACACTGCTCTGACCTCCGAGCCGCCTTCATCACCCACCAAACGGAGACATCATGATCAGTAAGTGTCAAGTCCTCAGACCAGGGGGAAGCTGTTAGAGTGTTCCATGCTTCCACAGAGATACGTTTCAGGTGTAGGCTGATTGTTTTCATACCACTTCACGTCATGCATATCCAGGAATAAGCTGCCTTCATGCACCATGGATCTGATATCTGACATGCTGCGACTGGAGTGAACAAGCGAAGACTCCCTTGCAATGGGAAGGTTGGGGTAGTTGAAAAACAGTGTAGAGGAGACATGCAATGCCTCTGACTTATTAAAGATGGCTTACCTCTTTGTGGAAGCGGTGTGTACAGTGCAGCTCTTGAACTCCCCCTCCACTCTTCTGCATGTTCTCATGACAGATCAGGCACAACCTGTCATCATTCTGTCAAAGAAAGAATCAACTTTCATTTTAAGTCACAACCTCTGACCAAAATGAATGGTAATACTACAGCAATTAAGTATTTACCtggtatatttacagtattaatGGTGTCTTGTTGAAATTgatgacaaaacacatttattttgaaagctttGTTGGATATGATACACATTTAGCCACAGACTGTTCTCCAGAAATCCTCTAAATGATCTAAATAATGCATAGGcaaataataaatatactgtgtcattaacagtaaatatacagtatgtatacacaGTATAGTCATACAATAAAACTCTGTTTTTGCTATATCTAACCACAGAAAGGTTAGAAAACTAAAAcctaacattaaaaacaaaataaagcagttagaactaaaaaatgttaaatattagaATGCCcaaatgtaaaatacagtgATCAAGTGATCTAGCCCtttcataaaatgtgaaatatcttATTCTGGTCCTTATAGTACTACAAAAGATACAGTTTACAATGaataatatgataaaataataacatgTCATGCGGTTCAAACCTGTCCATGATCCTGTCAGCACATTAAGGTAATATACCTTTTAATCTCTCTGTAAGTGCTCTTTAATCTTTAAGGGCTTCATAATACCCTGTtagtgaaagagagagtgcaCCAAACTTGATCGGCCATGCAGTTAAATGGATAATCTGCAAAACACTAggctagtaaaaaaaaaaacctctaaaAACTGCTTAAATTTTAAGTAACTTTATAATACTTCTGCTCACCATAGACATGGCATCACAGAGACAAAGTCTCCTCTCGAATGACTCTGTGAGCTCTGGGATAGTGGTGATGCGGTTCTCTGGAATGGCTGACTTGGGACGGCTGTTGTCGTCTGAGGGGACGCGACGAGCTCGCTGGTGAGGCCTGACgtcccccttctcctctctcgtTTTGACGTGGCTCGGGGCGGGTGCCATTGCCGCTGCATGGAGCCTGTTCAACTTCATGGCATCTAATTGTGACTGTGGACCACGCAAAGAAAGACAATAAGTGCTATCACACAATGTAAAAACGTGTCC contains:
- the lnp1 gene encoding leukemia NUP98 fusion partner 1 isoform X2, which encodes MSLRLLPAFITDNDEDDDGNFTKWMSSYWGHGAEAGHSRDRKRSFRRPSKTQADRRASLPTVSQLDAMKLNRLHAAAMAPAPSHVKTREEKGDVRPHQRARRVPSDDNSRPKSAIPENRITTIPELTESFERRLCLCDAMSMNDDRLCLICHENMQKSGGGVQELHCTHRFHKECMEQWLWKKQTCPTCRVRVFTLKPLYWSSYRTKVP
- the lnp1 gene encoding leukemia NUP98 fusion partner 1 isoform X1, translated to MSLRLLPAFITDNDEDDDGNFTKWMSSYWGHGAEAGHSRDRKRSFRRPSKTQADRRASLPTVSQLDAMKLNRLHAAAMAPAPSHVKTREEKGDVRPHQRARRVPSDDNSRPKSAIPENRITTIPELTESFERRLCLCDAMSMNDDRLCLICHENMQKSGGGVQELHCTHRFHKEAARRSEQCRPRSGSEAAACQVRRFSDERRKSADGHISMEKEQHTSRRQLSLRRHR